The Nicotiana tabacum cultivar K326 chromosome 5, ASM71507v2, whole genome shotgun sequence sequence AGGGTCTATTTTACGCAGTcttatcctgcatttctgcaagatgCTGTTTCCACGAttcgaactcataacctcttagtcacatggcaacaactttaccagttgcGCCAAGGATCCCCTTCTATTACTTTCTTTTTAGTGTGGGCTAATATTTCTACTtcattcttttactttatttctgtAATGGTTTTCTACATCTTTtcagttttgtgaatttttacTACATCAGTTCTATTTTCTTAATCGTCAGTAATATTTTTTATACTTCGACTTATTTTAGTTACTTTGTTGTATATTGAATTGATTGCTTACATCCTTCATCTTTATCTGCATCCAAATTTATGTTGATCCTAATTTACTTTGTATATTCTAATTTATAAAACATTCTTTTAATCTTGatatatatttcaaaaagttTTGACATCAAATTACTTGAAAAGTAAATTGCTTGTTAATATGGCTTAATTATGGATACACTTCCTGCATTTTGAATCAGGCACATAGATCCTCTATAAAAGGCCTATATAAAAATGTACAGCTGCGCGCCATGTCTTCTAAAATTGCACACTCAAAACCCCCTATACATTGAATTTCTATTATATATGGAGTTTAATGTGTATGATTACATCATTAAGAGTTTAAGTTATAATAGGGATGTATCCATGATGCAGTAGATTTTATAGACTGAAGCAAAAGATGATTGAAAAGCAAAATGCATTTAAAAACGACTCTTTGAATTAGACTAATCATGGAATCTAATAACATATAATCACATGCTTATTGTAAATGGATCAAATTATTAGAAAGAGAAAGCAAATAGACATCCACACCTGCAGTTTTACTAGACTAGCACAACTGCGATTGGACTTCGTACAGAGTGCCTATTACTAGTCCATTTCAAGAATCCTTCAACTACATCACTGTTTGAGTTGTTGGTTATTTTGGAAAAGATCACTTGATATGTCAACTTCTGGTTCAACTTGGAGAATTTTAGAGTAGAGGGCTTAACCATCACGGAAACTCCTCGTGGTGAAATTATCTCTACACTGTAAGATGATTTAGCATCGCCAACATTGGTTACTGTTCTAGTATATGTCTGAGTATTTGTTCCCAGTGTGATGGAAAATGACGGATAATTTAGTTGTGCTTCAAGAATACTTTTCACTTCCGAGCAATTGACCTTGCGTTGTAGAAGGTTTCCCACCTGTCGATTTGTGTAATTCAAACCACACAAGTAAGGTAAGTAGTCGTCAAATGGGGTGTCATAAATTAGTCCCGGATCATTTGCTCTTGATGGATTGACATGTCCTGAACCAACGGCAAAGATATTAGCCGTAAGAAGCCTTTCATCTAAGATGGGATTGTTAGCGAGGTTTAATGTATCAGCAGTTGTCATGATTGCTGATTTAATAGCTGCAGGAGACCAAGTAGGGTGTGCGCTTTTTAGCAATGCTGCAACTCCACTGAGGTGAGGACAAGACATGGAAGTGCCTGAAATAATATTGAAGGTAGATTTTAAGTTTGTGTTGTTCTCTACAGAAGCAGGCCATGCAGCAAGAATGTTAACACCAGGACCAATAATGTCAGGCTTCAAGATTCCAGGACTAGCCATGCTTGGTCCTCGAGAAGAAAATGAAGCAACCATTGGTGCATTTCTATCTCCGATTATCGTTCCTTGAAACGTAATTCTAGCTACTGGTTTCTCAGTTGAATTCATATAGTCAAGAATTTTCATTCCATCAGCATCAGTAACATCCAGGGCAGGAAGGACATGAGCATCGGCTAACGTAGTAAAACCATATTCTGGCCCATTGTAGATGATCATGCCAACACCTCCAGCATCCTTTACTGCTTGTCCTTTTCCAATCCTTGTATAACCACCACCTGccatacacaaaactattttgcCTCTAATAGCAGGGTCAGTCAGTGTACCTGTTCCGCAATAAGGGCTGTCAAAATCACTTGCATTCTTTGCAGGATCAAATAGAGGGAAAAATGTTACGTTGGAAGACTTTGGATGAAAAGTTGATTCGCCCTCGAATTCCTTTTTGTTTCCAAGCTTAACAGTAGCCTTAATTTTCCTGTCGAGAGTGCTTGCACCTACTGTCAGAATCCATGGGGCTTCATTTGAAGTAGAGCTATTGTATGGACCTTCATTGCCGGCTGAGCAACTTACAAGAATGCCTCTTTCTGTCGCACTATATGCACCGAGTGCAATGGGATCACTATGCAAGGGACTACCACTTCCACCAAGGGAAAGGGACAGGATATCGACACCATCATCAATAGCAGCATCCATGGCAGCCAAAATTTCACCGTCAGCGCAACCAGAAGAGTCACAAACCTTATAAATTGCCAAATGAGCAAGAGGGGCAACCCCAACTGCAGTACCTTTAGCATTCCCATATACATTGGCACCTTGCACAAAACCTCCAGCAGCAGTGCTGGCTGTGTGGGTGCCATGTCCATCATCATCTATTGGCGAGCGATCTTCTTGTATGTAGGACCTCGCACCTATGAGCTTGTTGTTACACTTTGTAGTGAAATTGGATTCACACTTGCCCTTCCACTTAGCAGGCGGAGGAGGCATCCCTTCGTCGCTAAATGAAGGATGGTCAGGCGAAATGCCAGTGTCCAAGACTCCAATGATCACACCTTTACCATAGTTGGAATCTTTCCACAATCCCATATTCTGCTGCAATCCAAGAAAACTTGGAGTATGGGTAGTGTGTAACGACAATATCTTCTCTGGCCATGCAGACATAAAACCTGGTTTCTTCTCCATTTCCTTCACTTGCTCTGCTGTTAATCTTGCTGCAAAGCCTTTCATTACGTTGCGATATGAATACACTAAACGTGGCCCTTCTTCGTCATCTGAGCGTGTGCTTGCTATCGTATTTGGCAAAAAAGATCGGTACCAGCTCTCAAGATCCTGATCTGATAAAGATTGAGTGGAAATTTGGCTTTCTGGGGATTCAACTTGAACTATATAAGTCTCAAAAGGGCTCTGAATAGTTGGCCATGGAAAACAGCTAAccatacaaaaaagaaaaaagattttcaagaaattcatggCTGCAACTGGGCTAAAAGAACTCTAATTTCTTGCTGTTCTGAAGTACAGTTGATACTTGAAATTCTTTAAACAACTAGTAGTATATATAGTGCTTTGGCCCtttaattttgactgattttCTGGTTCAACACGTTGGAACCTTTTTCAATTGTTAATTCAGATAAAGCACCTCATGTTGATTATAGTATTATTGTGTTGAAAAAGGAATACCATCATTAGAAGGAAAAACAAAGTTAAAGAAAGACTCAAGTAAAGCAGGAAAAGAAAAGGACACTGATGTGAACAAGTATTGTTGAACTCTTTCCTATATAATTGATTATTCTTAATCACCATCTACAAACCCGTACTATGTTTGCAGCCAGCCAATTTTGATATCTTAAAAATATATGTAGCCATATAGATCGTGAAAATTTATATAGCCGATCACATGTTGAAATTAATGCATAATTGAGTTGTAGTCTTTATCTACTGCTTCCAATGGTCCACTGAgattaaaagaataaaaagaccaccctacttttttctttttctaaataaatgAAAGTGTTTTACCTTTAAGcttatcttttctttttggaTAAAGTTACGGTGGAGTAGTAAGTACTCTTTTATCATTAACCAGAAACTTGGATTTCGAGCCTTGAATATAGAATCGCTTTTGAGTAGGAAGCGTTTTACCTCCCCGCACCCGCAAAGTAGGACTTCCGGTCACAAATGCCGATTAGTCGGACCCAGAGCAAATATGCGGAAACCAAAAGAAAAGGTGAAGTTATTCCTGTGTCAAAAAAGAGGTGGTAATGGCACTTAAAGAAATTAAGGACCAGGTCAATTAAGCCATGCTTTCCCTTTTTCTGTGCATATTATAATGATCTAAAGTTGGGAACTTTAAATTCTATGTATATATACCATCTGGATATTATTTTGTTCACTTATTAGAAGTTGGAGTTGGCCTCTGTCATTATTGGCATGCTCAACTCTTTTGAATCTTTTTGAGCAACATTCAAACGTGTCcatttaaatttaaataaatacATCTTCCAAGAACCTCACTACTCTTTTTGTTTCTTCATTCTTGACTCTCTTTTTCCATGTCAAcctcctttttcctttttcttttgggaTCATAAAGTAGTGCCTGGGTCGGCGTCTAACTTTGTCCATGAGAGTGTCTCGACTAGTTGCTGAGGTACCTGCTATTATTCTCCGGCAAAGCTATATTAGGTTATTTTTTCCACCAAAACTTCGACAGACTCATAaaagttatctactactattttTGGTCTTTGCTTGAATTTGAAGCTTAATCTTCCATGATCTTGCCACTTCATTAACCACTAGAATACACTTAAATATGCATCTCCTCTGCTTAATTTAGATCACAATGActggttttcttgatattttttatttttactaatttcTCGATACGTGTGTTGCACGTGTATATCAAGTTATGTAATATATGATTCTGcgtatttttcaaatatatataatgAAAGCATATCCTGAATAGGTTGCTACGAACTCATTATAACTATAAGTATGCATTGTTCCTAGTTGTTGCATTAAGCAccattgtttaaccaaaaagtggaatttcggtcaaagctctattttagaagaactcgggttactgacaATCAATGTATAAAATGAGTAAAAGAAATTGATTTTGCTAACAATAAGATgaacagaagaaaacaaagtaaatcagtatattTCGATTATATTTCATGTCCTTACAAATGTTTAGTCTTCTCCTTTTTATAGACATTTCTAAAATATAtgttttgcctttgtcataataacAATTAAAGGCATTTAATGCTACATTACAATGGTAATCATTGTAATTTTACCATTGTAATTCAATATAGATTCTCTAACGTTTTCAGTATTTAATGCTTATTAAATACTGTATATGTACTCTCTTAtgctgtcagattcattctccttaatttttggatttaaataGGTACGAGCATCGAGTCTTTTGAATATCTGCTTGtgcctctgctcgtatctgttgcgaCTCGTGACTCTTTGCTAATCATCATTTTTTTGACCAGCcttcgtgtcatgacacgtcatctttcaatcacttcaatatttataaactcatttttttccaatacagatagtccccccacttgccatttattcatcaattgaatatttgggatgTGGATTTTATTAAAGCGGGAATATTTGACGCCATTAATGTTATTATGGAATcgacgcttcaattgtcacttcTCTTTAATGCTTATGACACATGGCATCTTTTTATTGGTTCTGCGACTTTGCATCGGTTTTTAAGGCTCTTTTACAGCTTCACCAATTACGAAGCGACAGTTCTCGTTATGACCTATCCATCATTGCACTTTTTCCTTTGACGGttgcttcttaatataaatatagTTTTTGCATTTGTCTTTCTCACATAAAGTTCTCTGAATATTCAATTCTTAAATTCTTGTTTGCTTCTTCCTCGTACTATCATGTCTtcatcaaaccctaaccctagcaGAGTCCCCATAGTTGATAACTTTCCTCTTGCCCCTAGTAGGAGCAAAAGAGGAGGTAGACTACGTAATTTAGGATCTTCATCCATACGTGGTTCTTCTCTTCCTTCATCTAGTTCCGGTCCTTCTTCTAGAACCAAAGGTTCTCTTTCTCAGAGGTCTTCTTCTAGAGGTAAAGAACCCTCTGAACCTCTTCGTGAACCTTCAGTAGAGGAAATAGTTCCTGTGGAACTATTTTTCTACAATGATAGAGAGTCCCTTAGAAACCAAGTGTCCTCTTTGGCTCTTGCTAATATCTACCCAACTCAGATCACTGAaggcctgatttctttaattcgtAAATACTGTCATTGGAGTCATGACTTCCCTATCATAATTCCCAATGCGAATCAAAGAATCACCTCTTATTTAattgggttttcttttgtttatacatacccttttcACGttaggtttcaaaccttctattgaCCCTGTTATCCTCGAGTTCTGTCGTTTTTTCGACGTTTGTTTAGGTCAAATTGGTCCCATAGTGtggagggttgttgcctgtttgaggcatttgacTAACATGGCTGGTGTGTCTTTCACTTTTGCCCATTTAATTCAACTTTACTCTCCAAGACTCGTTCGCCAAGATGTTTTTACTTTAGTAACAAGGAGCAAAAGAGTTTTGGTCAGTCCAAAAGATGACAAAGACCGTAGCtggtatgccaggtttgttgCAGCCCCCATTGTTGGTTTAGTGGGTAATGAAaatgttcccttccctgagaagtgaaattttgcacgtgagtattctttttaataactttctcgtaccttttttcttcaattttgatgaTCATTATCTtaattttccctttcttttctaGCAACCATGGGAATTGTTGATGAAATTCCCaattttcgtggttgggtagGAAAATTGTTGTATACAGCCTTAATGGAGAGTAGATCTTGGAAAGCTCTCTCCCAACggtttggttggaaagtgaaaactcatggtaagagtttttttattactttttccAGATCTTATTTTAATCCTTCCTTTTATCAGGATTTGTCATTCCAGGTATTAGTGCTGAGGCGGTCGTAGCTTCTCTAATTTATTTGGAAAGGGCCCAAGAGATAATTTTTGGCTCTTCATCGAAAAAAAAAGCTTTTGTTGACCAAAactctgaagaagaagaagaagaagatgtgcgTTCTTTGGTAAAACGACCACGAGCTCGTAGACGAATCATTTCTGATGATGAAGCCTCTTCCCCTCGTTCTATTCCTTTTACCGAGTCTGTTGAAGCCCCGGTGATAATTACCAATGATGTTGTTACCGCTATTGCTCATGATTCAATTGAGCAACTTTTTAGTTGCGGGTTTGGAAGTGAAAATTTTAGATCCGATTTCTGATGAAGCACCCCTTGCTTCTTTTTCTACTCCCATTTCTGCGATACCTCATTTGCCAGTCGTGGCTGTTACTGTTCCTCCCCAAGCTGTTTTGACTACTTCTACAGTTCCTCTTTCGACTCCTCCTCCTTCAATTGTTCATTACACTGAGGTTGGTTCCTCAAGTAGAAGTGAAGTCATGAGGCAAGTTACTATTGAAGTTCCTGCTGAGGGCAACCTTTTGAGGAAATCAGGTCGAGCTGATGTATGGTTGAAGCCATTGATTGGTCCAGTTGAAAGAGCTAAACTTGATGGCCACAGTTCCTTGACTTTGATGAATGATATAGTGCATGCTTCTTTAAAGGTATCCCTTGTTTCAAactttactttactttttttctatttttagtgTTCTCATCTTTCCCCTCCCCTTATTTTTTAGGTCAATCTAATTGGCACAAAGATGATGAAGAGGGTTTCCCTCTCAAAGAAATTAGTGTGTGACTACCAAGTGGAGGTGGATTATTGGAAGGAACAGTTTGAAAGTCTTCAAATCGACATGGAAATATTAGAAGAAAGTAAATGTACCTTAGAGCAGCAGGTAAGGGCTTTGACTTCAGAGTTGGCGGTTGAAAAGGCTTCATCAAATcaagcaggtaaagaaaagaatCGTCTCGAAACCTCTTTTTCCGAGCAATTCTCCAAGGCAAGTGAAGAGAacagagagttgaaggctctcttAGATAAGAAGGAAGCATATGCTGGTGAACTTGTGCAGACTCTGACTTAAACTCAAGAAGACCTCCGGGTATCTTCTGATAAAGTTTGCTCTTTAGAAAATTCCCACGCTTCTCTTCAAACTTCTTATGAATCTGCCTTGGCTAAAAAAGTGAGAAGCTAAGAAATGAAATTGCTGACTATGAAAGAGATTATGGGATTCTTGAAGATAAAACTAccattgaagtgagttgggcgtTTTTAGATTCTCGCCATGATACCCTTGTTGAAGTTAGCTAGGAGAATTTCAACTTGGAATCTGAGTTAGCCAAGATCAAAGAGACTATTGAGAAGACTCAGCAAAACCAAGATTTTTCTTCTCCCGTGGCTGAAGCTTCTGGAAATGTTGAAGATGATACGGGTATCCCCACTCCTTCAAGTGAAGTTGAGCCTGCTACTGCTGATAACCCTACTTCAGTTCCTTCAACTTCTCAGTGAAAAGTTTATGATGtttgatttcctttttttttctttttggtggtATGTGGTTGTAACCCTTGGTCTTTTTTAAGGGTTTGTTGAAAATGTTAAGTCCTCAGACCTTTCATGGGGTACTTTGTATAAACAGCTTttggtttatgactaagttcatacttagtctatactttttaatattaagaagtttcCGTTGTTCgaacttctgttttgtttattcttgcttttatttttaaggacttactgaataacttgcatttttatttttcaaaaatgcttctttTTTTTAACTTCATGAATACTTGAATTAaccatgaattttataaaagagggcccttttatattcgacacttaatgaagaagacgtctcaacttcataatggtgttaatgtacgataaaagaaataggaatacacatgttttttgGAATAACTTCggcaagtttttatttgaactttgtcgaGTTTTAAATAGcactttacatgtatttaaattacttctataactttctcgtaattGTTTTCCTTACAACAgatttcaaaaagaaaatgaacacaAGGTTTTTACTTATAACTTGTTTTAGTACATTGCTTTTACTCTAACTATGATAAGGTTTTTCTTTGGTCttagctcgtgactttgctctgcACTTGACTCATTCAATGGGTAAACTTCTCAGGCTTGAACTTTGATTATTTTCCAATCTTCTTTGCCTTTTTATACACATgtctatgtatattatatagttccccaagtgtttgagctttgaagtataaAGTCTTGagcacttgattgttcctctcatttggtcctttccctgaaaaggaaaaacacacgggactcggaggtgcgattatagatgaagactgcttaatccgtctgaatttctatcagaatagttgtaaccTTAGACCGGGAATTTTAATTTATTACACAtgccttgcaggtcgtgattcatcatttagtacgggctagctttttgcctattaTCTAAAatagttagtaaaattttaactagtcaaaaataaaattttaaaatatggatacctgaccatgggtattccttagaaatagtatctcttcaggtgaacgacattccaatgtgaaggtagtatcttgtCATCCATCgtttccagctcgtatgctcctttcCCTGCGATACCATGAAtcctgtagggtccttcccaggTTGGACTTAATTTTCCCGCATTGGCTGCCTTCGtagattgaaaaatatttttgggaacgaagtccccaatcttgaagtatcttagGTGCGCTTTCGATTGTAGTATCGTTCCATGACCTGCTTTTATGCTTCCATTCTTATTAATGCATCTTCCCTTTTTTCCTGCAAGTAGATCAAGGTTTATGCGCATTTCTTCGTCATTGGATTCTTCTGACGCTTGTGTAAACCTCGTGCTTGGctctcctatctcaactggaattaaggcttcagcaCCAATGAGAATGGTGTTTCTCCCGTACTTGTTGTTGCTGTCGTGCGTTATGCTCATAAAATACCAGGTAGCAAttctggccaattacctttggattcctccaaacacttctttaaattgttgataatgactttgtttgtcGACTCAGCTTGTCCGTTATCTACCAGATGATAAGGTGTGGATGTAatccttttgatctgccaactttgaaaaaactCTGTGATTTGTGCGCCTATAAATTGCGGGCCATTATCACACATGATTTCCTTTGGCACactgaatcgacatatgatatttcgccaaatgaaatctccgacttctttttctcgtacctgtttaaatgcttcggcttctacccatttagtaaagtaGTCAGTGAGAACGAGCAAgaattttacctgtccttttgcttgtggtagcggactcacgatatccatcccccatttcataaaaggccatggtgcaatgACAGGATGTAGCAATTCCGCAGGTCTATGCATGTTATTACcgtacctttggcatttatcacatttagccacgaaaatttccgcttcttcttccattctatgctaataataacctgccctaattatGGTTCTTATCAGTGATCTTCCTCCAGTGTGATTCCCACAATGCCCCTCatatatttctctcattacatattccCTCTAAGAAGGCCCAAGGCATCTTTCTAaaggaccaccgaacatttttcgataaagattgtcttgctttaaacaatatcgagcagctTTTTTTCGAAGCGAGTGGGCTTTCTTCTTATCTTCAGGGacggtaccatactgcaaaaaagcaacaatctcgttACTTCAGtcccaggttaagttattaaaatttacctcatttttatctGGATCGAGTGATGAATGAAGAAAATGAATTACAGAAGCATTTTCACTGCTCGTTACATCTGCCGCAGATGCAAGATTGGCTAGGGATCCGCCTCGACATTTTCATCTCTTGGTATTTGTATAACTTTCCAGGTTTGGAATTACCTGACCAGATCTCGTACCTTCTCTAAGTACTGCTGCATCCGTGCTTCCctagctgtataagtccccagcatttggttAACTACGAGCAGTGaatcacttttgattataatTTGATTAATGCtaagttctcgtgccaattccaagcctgcaatcatagcttcatactctgcctcattattagttatagaatgacattttatggcttgtcgaatggttttACCCGTAAGTGGTACCAAAACAATTCCTAAGCTTGCTCCCTTCACAAtagatgaaccatcagtaaataaggtccaaattccTGGATTAGATCCGTTGaacacctgtaattctttttctacTTCTAATTTCATTCCTTGGCTAAAATCTGCTAACACCTGATATTTTAACACGGTTCTGGGCTGATAAGTgatgtcatattcacttaattctatagcacATTTGGCTAATCTACATGACAACTCATGCTTGTGTAATATATTGCGTAATAGATAAGCAGTTACTACGACaatagggtgacattgaaaataaagcCTTAGTTTTCTAGATGTCATGATTAGTGCAAGTGCAAGCTTTTCTAATTGAGGATATCGCGTCTCCGCATCTAATAATGATTTACtgacataataaattggagattgtttaccttggtctttACGAACTAACACAGCACTTACCACTACTTCAGAGACAGCAAGATAGATGAGTAATCTTTCCCCAACCTTGGGTTTTGCGAGCAACGGCGGATTTGATAGGTATGTCTTTAAATTTTTGAGtgcctgttgacattcctcaGTTCATTCGaactgatcttgctttttaagagctgaaGAGAATTTAAAGTACTTTTCTGAagaattggaaataaatctccccaaggctgcaattcttcctgttaacctttgcacttcttttttacttgtaagtatgtcaggaatttcttcaattgctttaatCTGTgcgggattcacttcaataccacggttagaaacaagaaaacccaaaaacttacctgatgcaacaccgaatgcacatttctcaggaTTTAGTTTCATATTGAATTTTCGCAAGATCTGAAACGTATCAGACAAGTGTGATATATGATCCCCTGAATGTTGAgttttaacgagcatatcgtctatataaacctccatagtttttcccaaatgttcttgaaacattttggtcactagtctttgatatgttgcaccagcatttttgagaccaaaaggcattactttataacagtaagtccccctgtctgttataaatgaagttttttcttcatctatatGATCCATTTTGATCTGTTTGTATCCTAAATACGCATCTAAAAAGCTTAAGTAACTCGTGACCtacagtagcatcaattagttgatctatatgtggtaatagaaaagaatctttaggacaagctttgttaaggtctgtgtaatctacacaaactcgccatttACCATTCTTTTTCGGTACCACatcaatattggctaaccaattaggatactttacctcgcagATAGACCCAATTTTCAGTaatttttggacctcatcttgaattacctgatttttgaaagttccttgctttctcttcttttgtttgacaggtggatatgatgggtcttcatttaatttgtgagtcattacctccggtggtattcctgtcatatcagaatgggaccaagcaaaacaatccacgttagttttcaaaaattcaatcagCTTACCTTTTATGTCTTGGCTTAGATTGGCTCATACGTACACTTTCCTTTTAGGCCATTGTGTAAATAACTCTACAGCCtctagttcttcaattgttgttttgatatttttgttttcctctggttcttgaatggaaTCGGGTGTTGAGTTCACATTTGTtcgcccttgttcagttgaggcttGTGTTGTGGTATCCTTAACTGGATTCTGTAACTGCTATTTTTCTTCGTTTTTCGTACTTGAATCTGCTACGGAGTTGATGCTCCTGGATATCTGTTGATCCCCACGGATTtgacatattccccatggtgatggaaatttaataacttgatgtaaggTAGACGGAACGGCATCCATCTGGttgatccatggtctcccgagaatcatattgtaagTCATCTCCATCTCTACCACctgaaactttgtatctttgacaactccttctgcgaatgtAGTAAGTATTACCTCCTCTTTCGCCACAACGCTGGAATTGTCAAATCCTGACAAAGTATGCACCTTTGGTACTAATTTATCGTCAGCTTGCATCTCGTGTagtactcttagcaaaataatgttcacgaaACTACCTGAATTAATCAAAAtacgtttcacattagtatcatgtacaagtagagatattaccagtgcatcgttatatGGAGTTAATATGCCATCCGCATCTGCATCATTAAACGTAATACTTTCTTGCTCTAAAACATGTCGAACCCGCATCCCGTGGGTAATTGTGACCTTTTAAACTTTATTGGCTATTGTGTACATCACACCATTGATTTCTTCACCTCCTCTTATAACATTAAC is a genomic window containing:
- the LOC107800440 gene encoding subtilisin-like protease, whose translation is MNFLKIFFLFCMVSCFPWPTIQSPFETYIVQVESPESQISTQSLSDQDLESWYRSFLPNTIASTRSDDEEGPRLVYSYRNVMKGFAARLTAEQVKEMEKKPGFMSAWPEKILSLHTTHTPSFLGLQQNMGLWKDSNYGKGVIIGVLDTGISPDHPSFSDEGMPPPPAKWKGKCESNFTTKCNNKLIGARSYIQEDRSPIDDDGHGTHTASTAAGGFVQGANVYGNAKGTAVGVAPLAHLAIYKVCDSSGCADGEILAAMDAAIDDGVDILSLSLGGSGSPLHSDPIALGAYSATERGILVSCSAGNEGPYNSSTSNEAPWILTVGASTLDRKIKATVKLGNKKEFEGESTFHPKSSNVTFFPLFDPAKNASDFDSPYCGTGTLTDPAIRGKIVLCMAGGGYTRIGKGQAVKDAGGVGMIIYNGPEYGFTTLADAHVLPALDVTDADGMKILDYMNSTEKPVARITFQGTIIGDRNAPMVASFSSRGPSMASPGILKPDIIGPGVNILAAWPASVENNTNLKSTFNIISGTSMSCPHLSGVAALLKSAHPTWSPAAIKSAIMTTADTLNLANNPILDERLLTANIFAVGSGHVNPSRANDPGLIYDTPFDDYLPYLCGLNYTNRQVGNLLQRKVNCSEVKSILEAQLNYPSFSITLGTNTQTYTRTVTNVGDAKSSYSVEIISPRGVSVMVKPSTLKFSKLNQKLTYQVIFSKITNNSNSDVVEGFLKWTSNRHSVRSPIAVVLV